The following proteins are encoded in a genomic region of Salminus brasiliensis chromosome 17, fSalBra1.hap2, whole genome shotgun sequence:
- the asb7 gene encoding ankyrin repeat and SOCS box protein 7 — MLNHHCRRNPELQEELQIQAAVAAGDVYTVRKMLEQGYSPKIRDANGWTLLHFSAAKGKERCVRVFLEHGADPTVKDFIGGFTALHYAAMHGRARIARLMLESEHRGDIINAKSNDGWTPLHVAAHYGRDSFVRLLLEFKAEVDPLSDKGTTPLQLAIIRERSSCVRILLDHNANIDIQNGFLLRYAVIKGNHSYCRMFLQRGADTNLGRLEDGQTPLHLSALRDDVLCAQMLYTYGADTNTRNYEGQTPVAVSVSMSGISRPCLDFLQEVTRQPRTLQDLCRIKIRQCIGLQSLKFLEDLPIAKVMKDYLKHKFDNV; from the exons ATGCTGAACCATCACTGCAGAAGGAACCCGGAGCTACAGGAGGAGCTGCAGATCCAGGCGGCGGTGGCGGCTGGCGATGTCTACACTGTGCGCAAGATGCTGGAGCAGGGCTATTCGCCCAAGATCAGAGATGCCAACGGCTGGACCCTGCTCCACTTCTCCGCCGCTAAGGGCAAGGAGCGCTGCGTCCGTGTCTTTCTCGAGCATGGAG CTGACCCCACGGTAAAGGACTTCATCGGTGGCTTCACGGCGCTGCACTACGCCGCCATGCACGGCCGCGCCCGCATCGCTCGTCTCATGCTGGAGTCCGAGCATCGCGGAGACATCATCAACGCCAAGAGCAACGACGGCTGGACTCCGCTGCACGTGGCCGCCCACTACGGCCGCGACTCGTTTGTGCGCCTGCTCCTGGAGTTCAAGGCCGAGGTGGACCCTCTGAGTGACAAGGGCACCACTCCGCTGCAGCTGGCCATCATCCGCGAGCGCTCCAGCTGCGTGCGCATCCTGCTGGACCACAACGCCAACATCGACATCCAGAACGGCTTCCTGCTGCGCTACGCCGTCATCAAAGGCAACCACTCGTACTGCCGCATGTTCCTGCAGCGGGGAGCCGACACCAACCTGGGCCGGCTGGAGGACGGCCAGACGCCGCTGCACCTCTCGGCTCTGCGGGACGATGTGCTGTGTGCTCAGATGCTCTACACGTACGGTGCTGACACGAACACCCGCAACTACGAGGGCCAGACGCCCGTGGCCGTGTCGGTCAGCATGTCCGGCATCAGCCGACCCTGCTTGGACTTTCTGCAGGAAGTGACAC GACAGCCCAGGACTTTGCAGGACTTGTGCCGGATAAAGATCCGTCAGTGCATAGGACTTCAAAGCTTAAAGTTTCTGGAGGACTTGCCCATTGCCAAGGTCATGAAGGACTACTTAAAACACAAGTTTGACAATGTCTGA